In the Kribbella sp. NBC_00482 genome, one interval contains:
- a CDS encoding UxaA family hydrolase: protein MRFEEIGVLPEPGDNVAIASRRLDSGTEVELDGTTITLPHTVLEGHRFVVVPVETGDALTSWNTAFARASRDLVPGDYVCTPTSLAAVTARGVDGLPEEPSATNEPLDPFELDESALHFGAQVTSVEQPGTFLGYPREQGPAGTRNHVVLLATSSRSSGFVTELARRFDGAAAGDGVVPVAHTEGGEDEVPNNLHFLLATLGGFTLNPNVGAVLIVDTEGDVVSGEAIKNFLAENGYPSIKVPHAYFTRNAGFEHDLTAAGALIEPWLPVVDAQQREEVPLADLKIALQCGGSDAFSGISANPLAGQVSAEVIRHGGTAVLAETDELIGAEPYVLKNVRDLATAKRFLTTIRSFKERVGWHGHTAEGNPSGGNVYRGLYNIVLKSIGAARKLPREVRLDHVIDYGEPLPGDGYIFMDSPGNDLESVAGQIGSGCNLIFFTTGNGSITNFPFVPTLKFVTTSARYERLHAEMDVDAGKYLTGTSMADLTAETFDLVVRVASGTKSAGERAGHSQVSIWRNWKQTGPREGISITTDGRMSRKLGDLPSEDRDAPLDALPHRGLTSDGRTLAELLKVDDRLVPEAVGLILPTSLCSGQIALRIAAQAELEKWAGDAVTRMVALPHTEGCGSSGGASEETFARIMLGYLLHPNTRMALLLEHGCEKTHNDYFRSRLVEAGKDPSRFGWASIQADGGLDAAGERVKEWFGSFDLQAPIAQSGDLGALTIGLEARGAFSDETAEALALIGREIVGSGGSVVLSSRGALLAHDGFRTAAFGSADPVGPTIAHGQRLAGPGWHVMRMPGTDWMETATGFGATGVQQILAHVAGGTLSAQRFVPVVEFSNDPETVATYGDDLDAVATGDASEQARIGLDIVAAVAGRRLVPKAVASGNVGFQITRGLLGTSM, encoded by the coding sequence ATGAGGTTCGAAGAGATCGGCGTCCTGCCTGAGCCCGGTGACAACGTCGCGATCGCGTCCCGGCGGCTGGACTCCGGCACGGAGGTCGAGCTCGACGGTACGACGATCACGCTGCCGCACACCGTGCTCGAAGGGCACCGCTTCGTGGTCGTGCCGGTTGAGACCGGCGACGCGCTGACCTCGTGGAACACGGCATTCGCGCGCGCCTCCCGTGACCTGGTCCCCGGCGACTACGTCTGTACGCCGACCAGCCTCGCGGCGGTCACTGCCCGCGGCGTCGACGGTCTGCCCGAGGAGCCGAGCGCGACCAACGAGCCGCTCGACCCGTTCGAGTTGGACGAGTCGGCGCTGCACTTCGGCGCTCAGGTGACGAGTGTCGAGCAGCCCGGCACGTTCCTCGGTTACCCCCGTGAGCAGGGTCCGGCCGGGACGCGAAATCACGTCGTACTGCTGGCCACGAGTTCGCGCAGCAGCGGGTTCGTGACCGAGTTGGCCCGGCGGTTCGACGGCGCGGCCGCGGGCGACGGCGTCGTACCGGTCGCGCACACCGAGGGCGGCGAGGACGAGGTCCCGAACAACCTGCACTTCCTGCTCGCCACGCTCGGCGGCTTCACGCTGAACCCGAACGTCGGCGCCGTCCTGATCGTCGACACCGAGGGCGATGTCGTCTCCGGCGAGGCGATCAAGAACTTCCTGGCCGAGAACGGCTACCCGTCGATCAAGGTGCCGCACGCGTACTTCACCCGCAACGCAGGCTTCGAGCACGACCTCACGGCTGCCGGCGCGCTGATCGAGCCGTGGCTGCCGGTTGTCGACGCGCAGCAGCGCGAGGAGGTCCCGCTCGCGGACCTCAAGATCGCCCTGCAGTGCGGCGGTTCCGACGCCTTCTCCGGGATCTCGGCCAACCCGCTCGCCGGCCAGGTCAGCGCGGAGGTCATCCGGCACGGCGGTACGGCGGTGCTCGCGGAGACCGACGAACTGATCGGCGCCGAGCCGTACGTGCTGAAGAACGTCCGCGACCTCGCGACCGCGAAGCGCTTCCTGACCACAATCAGGTCGTTCAAGGAACGCGTCGGCTGGCACGGGCACACGGCCGAGGGCAACCCGTCCGGCGGCAACGTGTACCGCGGGCTCTACAACATCGTGCTGAAGTCGATCGGCGCCGCCCGCAAACTGCCGCGCGAGGTCCGGCTCGACCACGTGATCGACTACGGCGAGCCGCTGCCCGGCGACGGCTACATCTTCATGGACAGCCCCGGGAACGACCTCGAGTCGGTGGCCGGCCAGATCGGCAGTGGCTGCAACCTGATCTTCTTCACCACCGGCAACGGATCGATCACCAACTTCCCGTTCGTCCCGACGCTGAAGTTCGTCACCACGAGCGCGCGGTACGAGCGGTTGCACGCCGAGATGGACGTCGACGCCGGCAAGTACCTGACCGGTACGTCGATGGCGGACCTGACCGCGGAGACCTTCGATCTCGTCGTCCGCGTCGCATCCGGTACGAAGAGCGCGGGCGAGCGCGCCGGCCACAGCCAGGTGTCGATCTGGCGGAACTGGAAGCAGACCGGCCCGCGCGAGGGCATCTCGATCACCACCGACGGCCGGATGAGCCGCAAGCTCGGCGATCTTCCGAGCGAGGACCGCGACGCACCGCTCGACGCGCTCCCGCACCGCGGCCTGACCTCCGACGGCCGCACGCTCGCCGAACTGCTGAAGGTCGACGACCGGTTGGTGCCTGAGGCCGTCGGTCTGATCCTGCCGACCAGCCTCTGCTCCGGTCAGATCGCGCTGCGGATCGCAGCCCAGGCGGAGTTGGAGAAGTGGGCGGGCGACGCCGTCACCCGGATGGTCGCGCTGCCGCACACAGAGGGCTGTGGCAGCAGCGGCGGCGCGTCCGAGGAGACGTTCGCGCGCATCATGCTCGGCTACCTTCTGCACCCGAACACGCGGATGGCCCTGCTTCTCGAGCACGGCTGCGAGAAGACGCACAACGACTACTTCCGGTCCCGCTTGGTCGAGGCCGGAAAGGATCCGTCGCGTTTCGGCTGGGCCAGCATCCAGGCGGACGGCGGCCTCGACGCCGCAGGCGAGAGGGTGAAGGAATGGTTCGGCAGCTTCGACCTGCAGGCTCCGATCGCGCAGTCCGGTGATCTCGGTGCGCTGACGATCGGGCTGGAGGCCCGCGGCGCGTTCTCGGACGAGACCGCCGAGGCACTCGCGCTGATCGGCCGCGAGATCGTCGGCTCCGGCGGTTCCGTCGTACTGTCGTCGCGTGGCGCGTTGCTGGCACACGACGGATTCCGTACTGCGGCGTTCGGATCGGCGGACCCGGTGGGCCCGACGATCGCGCACGGCCAGCGGCTCGCGGGGCCGGGGTGGCACGTGATGCGGATGCCGGGGACCGACTGGATGGAGACCGCGACCGGCTTCGGTGCGACGGGCGTCCAGCAGATCCTCGCCCATGTCGCGGGCGGCACCTTGTCGGCGCAGCGGTTCGTCCCGGTGGTCGAGTTCAGCAACGACCCGGAGACGGTCGCGACGTACGGCGACGACCTGGACGCGGTCGCTACCGGTGACGCGTCCGAACAGGCGCGGATCGGGCTGGACATCGTCGCCGCGGTCGCCGGTCGCCGGCTCGTCCCCAAGGCGGTTGCCTCCGGCAACGTCGGTTTCCAGATCACCCGTGGTCTGCTCGGTACGTCAATGTGA
- a CDS encoding Gfo/Idh/MocA family protein gives MGISIGVVGAGQFAPSFLRLWSAHPDVSDVRLTDVVPERTAEMAAKQGISVTTASFEEMLESDVDAVAIFTQRWLHGEMAIKALEAGKHVYSTVPMAIEADQIARIIELVKEAGLTYMMGETSYYYPSSVYCRKKLADGEFGRVFYTEGDYVHDMDLGFYAAYQYSGGDDWKKTASFPPLLYPTHAVGNVLSVTGQHATHVSAIGVKDDRGDGVFDKEISQFDNDFSNATALFKLADGGVMRTNEMRRVGYPSHIRESRLRVFGTEGSFEQLATTTLWQNKEGVEDIEHLMETKPTGDDADLANVDPALRDAFRSGLSPVHDRSRLPKEFDGLHNGHEGSHHFLADDFVRAVADKTLPPINAWVSARYTLPGIYAHQSALQGGVQLEIPDHGDAPE, from the coding sequence ATGGGAATCAGCATCGGTGTGGTCGGAGCCGGCCAGTTCGCTCCTTCGTTCCTGCGGCTGTGGTCCGCGCATCCGGACGTGTCCGATGTGCGGCTGACCGACGTCGTCCCGGAGCGGACGGCGGAGATGGCCGCCAAGCAGGGGATCTCGGTGACGACGGCGTCGTTCGAGGAGATGCTCGAGTCGGACGTGGACGCGGTCGCGATCTTCACGCAGCGGTGGCTGCACGGCGAGATGGCGATCAAGGCGCTCGAGGCCGGAAAGCACGTGTACTCGACGGTCCCGATGGCGATCGAGGCGGACCAGATCGCGCGCATCATCGAGCTGGTGAAGGAGGCCGGGCTCACCTACATGATGGGTGAGACGAGCTACTACTACCCGTCGTCGGTGTACTGCCGGAAGAAGCTGGCGGACGGCGAGTTCGGCCGGGTGTTCTACACCGAGGGCGACTACGTCCACGACATGGACCTCGGGTTCTACGCGGCGTACCAGTACTCCGGCGGCGACGACTGGAAGAAGACCGCGTCGTTCCCGCCGCTGCTCTACCCGACGCACGCCGTCGGCAATGTGCTCTCGGTGACCGGTCAGCACGCCACCCACGTGTCGGCGATCGGTGTCAAGGACGACCGCGGCGACGGCGTCTTCGACAAGGAGATCAGCCAGTTCGACAACGACTTCTCGAACGCGACCGCGCTGTTCAAGCTCGCCGACGGCGGGGTCATGCGGACCAACGAGATGCGCCGGGTCGGGTACCCGTCGCACATCCGGGAGTCGCGGCTGCGCGTGTTCGGTACTGAGGGCAGCTTCGAGCAGCTCGCCACCACGACGCTGTGGCAGAACAAAGAGGGCGTCGAGGACATCGAGCACCTGATGGAGACCAAGCCGACCGGTGATGACGCCGACCTGGCAAACGTCGACCCGGCGCTGCGCGACGCCTTCCGCTCCGGTCTCTCCCCGGTGCACGACCGCTCCCGCCTGCCGAAGGAGTTCGACGGCCTGCACAACGGCCACGAGGGCTCCCACCACTTCCTCGCCGACGACTTCGTCCGCGCGGTCGCCGACAAGACCCTCCCGCCGATCAACGCCTGGGTCTCCGCCCGCTACACCCTCCCCGGCATCTACGCCCACCAGTCCGCGCTCCAAGGCGGCGTACAGCTGGAGATCCCGGACCACGGCGACGCCCCGGAGTGA
- a CDS encoding aldehyde dehydrogenase (NADP(+)): MTVSDTTPAQLEQALAAADAAAPAFAVSEPAVRAGWIRGVADALDAASGELVPIAMRESSLPQARLTGEVARSTGQLRMFADALEEGSLLEVTIDTLDPQAKPVPRPDLRRVLVPLGPVLVFAASNFPFAFSVCGGDTASALAAGCPVIVKAHPGHPELSVRTAEVMIEALKAAGAPDGTFGLISGFDVGVTALKDPRITAAGFTGSVPAGKALHEIAVTRPEPIPFYGELGSLNPVFVTQAAIDARGKDIASGYVGSFTLGVGQFCTKPGLLFLPAGHGLQEQLSEAAGAVTEAPMLNDRIKDGFSSGLDRLEKVDGVRVWASAGTTLLQTTVTELLARRDEILEECFGPVSIVVEYSSLDELRAAVEAFDGNLTATLHAEDADAELARDLLPLLTARAGRVLWNGWPTGVAVSWAQHHGGPFPSTVGSIHTSVGVTAARRFQRPVVYQDAPDAVLPDVLKDSNPAGITRRVNGTVTTGEVSR; the protein is encoded by the coding sequence ATGACCGTCTCCGACACCACCCCCGCTCAGCTGGAGCAGGCGCTTGCTGCGGCCGATGCTGCGGCTCCCGCCTTCGCTGTCTCTGAGCCAGCCGTGCGGGCCGGGTGGATTCGGGGCGTCGCGGATGCGCTGGATGCGGCGTCCGGTGAGCTGGTGCCGATCGCGATGCGTGAGAGCTCGCTGCCCCAGGCGCGTCTGACCGGTGAGGTCGCGCGGAGCACCGGGCAGTTGCGGATGTTCGCGGACGCGCTCGAAGAGGGTTCGCTGCTGGAAGTCACCATCGACACCCTGGACCCGCAGGCCAAGCCGGTCCCGCGCCCCGACCTCCGTCGTGTCCTCGTCCCGCTCGGCCCGGTGTTGGTGTTTGCCGCCAGCAACTTCCCGTTCGCGTTCAGTGTCTGCGGTGGTGACACCGCGTCCGCGCTCGCGGCCGGTTGCCCGGTGATCGTCAAGGCGCACCCGGGTCACCCGGAGCTGTCCGTCCGGACCGCCGAGGTGATGATCGAGGCGCTGAAGGCAGCCGGTGCGCCGGACGGGACCTTCGGCCTGATCTCGGGCTTCGACGTCGGAGTCACGGCCCTCAAGGACCCGCGGATCACCGCCGCCGGCTTCACCGGTTCGGTCCCGGCCGGCAAGGCACTGCACGAGATCGCGGTGACGCGCCCGGAGCCGATCCCGTTCTACGGCGAGCTCGGCAGCCTCAACCCGGTCTTCGTCACGCAGGCAGCGATCGATGCCCGCGGCAAGGACATCGCGAGCGGGTACGTCGGTTCGTTCACCCTCGGCGTCGGGCAGTTCTGCACCAAGCCCGGCCTGCTCTTCCTCCCGGCCGGCCACGGCCTGCAGGAGCAGCTGTCCGAGGCGGCCGGCGCCGTCACCGAGGCGCCGATGCTGAACGACCGCATCAAGGACGGCTTCAGCTCCGGTCTCGACCGGCTGGAGAAGGTCGACGGCGTCCGCGTCTGGGCCTCCGCAGGGACAACCCTCCTGCAGACCACGGTGACCGAGCTGCTCGCCCGGCGTGACGAGATCCTCGAGGAGTGCTTCGGGCCGGTCTCGATCGTCGTCGAGTACTCCTCGCTCGACGAACTGCGCGCAGCCGTCGAGGCCTTCGACGGCAACCTGACCGCGACGCTGCACGCGGAGGACGCGGACGCCGAGCTCGCGCGCGACCTGCTCCCGCTGCTGACCGCCCGTGCGGGTCGCGTGCTGTGGAACGGCTGGCCGACCGGGGTCGCGGTGTCGTGGGCCCAGCATCACGGCGGGCCGTTCCCGTCGACGGTCGGCTCGATCCACACCAGCGTCGGGGTGACCGCGGCGCGGCGGTTCCAGCGTCCGGTCGTGTACCAGGACGCTCCCGATGCGGTGCTGCCCGACGTACTGAAGGACTCGAACCCGGCCGGGATCACCCGCCGGGTGAACGGAACCGTGACCACAGGTGAGGTGTCGCGATGA
- a CDS encoding fumarylacetoacetate hydrolase family protein yields MHLVRYLSPVDGRPIPGVRTGDTVAPLPGVNSFAELLRLTREELQAEVDKAGEALPVQGLTFLPPIDGRGEVWCAGVTYERSRGARMEESSEQSVYDKVYTADRPELFQKAPAWRVVVDGEPVGIRSDSGHDVPEPELAVVANSHGEIVGFTVCNDMSSRSIEGVNPLYVPQAKLFAGGCALASGIRPVWEVADPKKLGINLAIRRGGDEVFSGTTSTEKLVRELQDLIDVLFLPNDFPDGVILATGTGIVPELDFALAEGDVITITIDEVGTLTNTVATGREPFTFLATENLEGLR; encoded by the coding sequence ATGCACTTGGTCCGTTATCTGTCCCCGGTCGACGGCCGACCGATCCCTGGTGTGCGCACCGGGGACACGGTGGCTCCGCTGCCGGGGGTGAACAGCTTCGCCGAACTGCTCCGGCTCACCCGCGAGGAGCTGCAGGCGGAGGTCGACAAGGCCGGTGAGGCGCTGCCCGTCCAAGGGCTGACGTTCCTCCCGCCGATCGACGGTCGCGGCGAGGTGTGGTGCGCGGGCGTGACGTACGAGCGCTCGCGTGGCGCCCGGATGGAGGAGAGCAGCGAGCAGTCGGTGTACGACAAGGTCTACACCGCCGACCGGCCCGAGCTGTTCCAGAAGGCGCCGGCCTGGCGGGTGGTCGTCGACGGCGAGCCGGTCGGGATCCGGTCCGACTCGGGTCACGATGTACCCGAGCCGGAGCTGGCGGTCGTCGCCAACAGTCACGGTGAGATCGTCGGGTTCACGGTCTGCAACGACATGAGCTCGCGGTCGATCGAAGGCGTCAACCCGCTGTACGTGCCGCAGGCGAAGCTGTTCGCCGGCGGTTGTGCGCTGGCCTCGGGGATCCGGCCGGTCTGGGAGGTCGCGGACCCCAAGAAGCTCGGGATCAACCTGGCGATCCGTCGCGGCGGCGACGAGGTGTTCAGCGGTACGACGTCGACCGAGAAGCTGGTGCGCGAGCTCCAGGACCTGATCGACGTACTGTTCCTGCCGAACGACTTCCCCGACGGCGTGATCCTCGCGACCGGCACCGGCATCGTCCCGGAACTGGACTTCGCATTGGCCGAGGGTGACGTCATCACGATCACCATCGACGAGGTCGGCACCCTCACGAATACCGTGGCCACAGGCCGGGAACCGTTCACATTCCTGGCAACCGAAAACCTGGAAGGACTCCGATGA
- a CDS encoding glycerophosphodiester phosphodiesterase, whose protein sequence is MIITGHRGALGTEPENTLRSFRRAVADGCDEIELDLRVTADGELVIMHDATVDRTTSGTGAVEELTLAEIRALDAGLGEKVPTWSETVAAIDVRFQAEVKAEAAVPLLAQSLKSDPALAERTLVTSFHPEILLAIREAFPDVTTGHIFGRTPDTAEVIARTRAAGASWSLCGIAGLTPEAVADLHTAGLSVTAWPVPDTTTLATALSLAVDGITTDHPHRLAHP, encoded by the coding sequence GTGATCATCACCGGCCACCGGGGCGCACTCGGGACCGAACCGGAGAACACGCTGCGCTCGTTCCGGCGGGCGGTCGCGGACGGCTGCGACGAGATCGAGCTCGACCTCCGCGTCACCGCGGACGGCGAACTCGTGATCATGCACGACGCGACCGTCGACCGCACCACGTCGGGTACGGGTGCGGTCGAGGAGCTGACGCTGGCGGAGATCCGGGCGTTGGACGCCGGTCTCGGCGAGAAGGTACCGACCTGGTCCGAGACCGTCGCGGCGATCGACGTACGGTTCCAGGCGGAGGTCAAGGCTGAGGCCGCCGTACCGCTGCTCGCCCAGTCGCTGAAGTCGGACCCGGCGCTGGCCGAGCGGACCCTGGTCACGTCGTTCCACCCGGAGATCCTGCTCGCGATCCGGGAGGCGTTCCCGGATGTGACGACAGGTCACATCTTCGGCCGTACGCCGGACACCGCCGAGGTCATCGCCCGCACCCGCGCGGCCGGGGCGAGCTGGTCCCTCTGCGGCATCGCCGGCCTCACCCCGGAGGCAGTCGCCGACCTCCACACCGCCGGCCTCTCCGTAACCGCCTGGCCCGTCCCCGACACAACCACCCTCGCCACAGCGCTGTCCCTCGCCGTAGACGGCATCACCACCGACCACCCCCACCGCCTCGCCCACCCCTAA
- a CDS encoding GntR family transcriptional regulator produces the protein MSEPVAPVDRRLLRRQMLADDVYEAIKTMLMDHVIRPGARISIDGLAREFQVSSTPVREALARLESEGLAVKEPLKGYRATPLLSLEEFDDLYRFRLLLEPWAARRAAELISSEGVERLRAELANAVEPTSIDYAGYKSLTVHDNRFHSLIASLSGSEQVRSAFERTHCHLHIFRLHYDRDIGPEVLTEHRVLVEAITSGDPAAAESAMTRHIENSMTLRLRRIYE, from the coding sequence ATGAGCGAGCCAGTGGCACCGGTGGACCGGCGGCTGCTCCGGCGGCAGATGCTCGCCGACGACGTGTACGAGGCCATCAAGACGATGCTGATGGACCACGTCATCCGACCCGGGGCGCGGATCTCGATCGACGGGCTCGCGCGCGAGTTCCAGGTGTCGTCGACGCCGGTGCGGGAGGCGCTGGCACGGCTGGAGTCGGAAGGGCTGGCGGTCAAGGAGCCGCTGAAGGGCTATCGCGCGACTCCGCTCCTGTCGCTCGAGGAGTTCGACGATCTCTACCGGTTCCGGCTCCTGCTCGAGCCGTGGGCGGCCAGGCGGGCAGCCGAGCTGATCTCCTCCGAGGGTGTGGAACGGTTGCGCGCTGAGCTGGCGAACGCGGTCGAGCCGACCTCGATCGACTACGCCGGGTACAAGTCGCTGACTGTGCACGACAACCGGTTCCATTCGCTGATCGCGTCGCTGTCCGGGAGCGAGCAGGTTCGATCGGCGTTCGAGCGCACTCACTGCCACCTGCACATCTTCCGGTTGCACTACGACCGCGACATCGGCCCCGAGGTCCTCACCGAACACCGCGTGCTGGTCGAGGCAATCACCTCCGGCGACCCGGCCGCCGCCGAGTCCGCGATGACCCGGCACATCGAGAACTCGATGACCCTGCGGTTGCGCCGCATCTACGAATGA
- a CDS encoding ParB N-terminal domain-containing protein has product MTRRPFPLAVPPELTAYILDFHWDVERLHTLDLPTVDLPVADLAHHLDLPFWAYDGPFQVTPRQVAADPVTYRAQYERTLAADLRHPIDVVHRPDDRITILDGVHRLLRAELERHRTIPTRVLPWSELDQIAVP; this is encoded by the coding sequence ATGACCCGTCGCCCTTTCCCGCTGGCAGTGCCTCCGGAACTCACGGCGTACATCCTCGACTTCCACTGGGACGTCGAACGGCTGCACACCCTCGACCTGCCGACGGTCGATCTGCCGGTCGCCGACCTGGCTCACCATCTCGACCTGCCGTTCTGGGCGTACGACGGACCTTTCCAGGTCACGCCCCGCCAGGTCGCCGCGGATCCGGTCACCTACCGGGCGCAGTACGAACGCACCCTCGCCGCCGACCTCCGCCACCCCATCGACGTCGTCCACCGCCCCGACGACCGCATCACCATCCTGGACGGCGTCCACCGCCTACTCCGAGCAGAACTCGAACGCCACAGGACCATCCCCACCCGAGTCCTGCCCTGGTCCGAGCTGGACCAGATCGCCGTACCGTAA
- a CDS encoding VOC family protein encodes MDLFAGISVRDYETAVAWYEKLLGAPPSFLPNDIEAVWEVGEHRYLYIEVVPEHAGHAQHTLFVEDFEAVLGAIAERGLEPAVRETYENGVRHATFFDPDGNEVSYGGAPVE; translated from the coding sequence ATGGACCTCTTCGCAGGCATCTCCGTCCGTGACTACGAGACCGCGGTTGCCTGGTACGAGAAGCTGCTGGGGGCGCCGCCGAGCTTTCTGCCTAACGACATCGAGGCGGTGTGGGAGGTCGGGGAGCACCGGTACCTCTACATCGAGGTTGTCCCGGAGCATGCCGGTCACGCGCAGCACACGTTGTTCGTCGAGGATTTCGAGGCCGTGCTCGGGGCGATCGCCGAGCGTGGACTTGAGCCCGCCGTACGGGAGACGTACGAGAACGGCGTACGGCATGCGACCTTCTTCGATCCGGACGGCAACGAGGTCTCGTACGGCGGCGCGCCGGTGGAGTGA